A stretch of DNA from Gimesia chilikensis:
CGCCGTACGGGAAATGGGAGAATCGGGCCAGACGCGGTTCGTAGAACCACTGATCCAGATGGCCTGGACCGAACGTAACTCGTCCACCCTGGAAGAGATTCTGAGCAGCCTGGGCAGACTGGTTCCCCCATCCGATCGACCAGCGGAATTGAAGACGGTTTCCAGCCCCAGCGAGCAGGCGAAAATCTGGATGAACTGGTGGCAAACTCAGCACTCAGGGTCCAGTTCTCGGCTGTTTACAGGGAGTTAAGTGTGAAATCTCGTTTTTGGGCCTCTAGTAGCCTGTTCTCGCCTCGGTGTTCACAGTATTATGGGCTGTAATTGCACTCATTTTCAGTATCCAGAGAATCACATCTTCACCGCGGAACGACTTCATGACGAACTACCACGACGATTTTCAATTGGAATGGCATGGAAACACGGTTGTAATCATTCCGGCGAGCAACGTGGAATCCATGAGCTGGGACCTGATCGAACAGGCCGCTGATATCGTCATGGCACCACTGCAGGAAGTTGAAATTCCCATGGTTGTTTTTGACCTGAGTGATGTGAGTTACTTTGGCTCGGTCTTCCTGGCCCTGCTGCTGCGATGCCACAAACATGTCCGCAGTCGTGGAGGCGAACTGGTACTGTGCGGTGCCAGTAAAATGGCCAGCGAATTACTCCGCATTACGGCGTTAGACACTCTCTGGGCCATATACGAAACCAGGGACGAAGCCCTCGATGCCCTGATGGGTTAACAACTGTTACCAGCCTTCATCTCGACCAGCTACATTAAAGGATTAATTGATCATGTCGAGGAAATATCGAAAAACCCGCCCCCGCGTTTCAGAGTCTGACGTACTGCCAACGGAACACTGTACCGAGCTGTATCCGCACGAATCGATTATCGCCAGTATCAAAGACACAGCCGACAAACTCAAGCAGGACCAGGCAACGCGCGGCGACCTCAAGATTCTCGACCGAGCTCTCAAAGAACTGCGCTACGCCTTCAAGGTTTTCACACCTTACCGCAAGCAGCGAAAAGTGACCGTCTTCGGTTCAGCTCGAACTCTGCCCGACGATCCCGCTTACCAGCAGGCCCTGCACTTCGGTCGCAGAATGGCGGAAGAAAAATGGATGACTGTTACCGGCGCCGGCCCGGGGATCATGGAAGCCGCCCACGTCGGTGCCGGGACCGATATGTCGATGGGCGTCAACATCATGCTTCCGTTCGAGCAGGAGCCCAATTACGTCATCCATAAAGACGAAAAACTGGTCAACCTGAATTACTTCTTCACTCGCAAGCTGCTGTTTGTGAAAGAGGTCCACGCGATTGTCTGTTGTGCGGGTGGGTTCGGCACCCAGGACGAAGCCTTCGAAACCCTGACGCTGGTTCAGACCGGCAAACGGGATCCGATGCCCATCGTCTTGCTGGAAGCGCCGGGAGGCACGTACTGGAGTGACTGGAAAACCTACATTGAAAACAATCTGCTGAAGCATGAACTGATCTCTCCGGAAGACTTGTCACTGTTTCATATCACCGATGACATCGAAGATGCCGTCGACGAGATCATCGGATTTTACAGCGTCTATAACAGTATGCGGTACGTCAACGGACGCCTGGTTCTGCGTCTGCACGTCGAGCCCAGCAATGAATTCGTGGAACAGCTCAACATTGAATTCAAAGACATTCTGGAATCAGGCATCATTACCAAGGTCGATGCCCACGATCTGGAAATGGACGACGAACACCTCGTCGACCTGCCTCGCATTTCGCTGCTGTTCAACCGCAAAAACCTGGGACGTTTACGGCAGATGATTGACCGCATCAACTCGGAACTGGCTCCCGCTCCTGGCGAAGAGGAGGAGGAAGAAGAATAGTCAGCCTCCCAGCAGACTTTTAAATTCATCTTCCTGTTTAAGCTGCTCCTGCAGCTTCGCCATCGCACGGCTGACGAGCACCCGCACAGCGACATCTGATTTACCCAGTTGGTCAGCAATTTCACTCGAATTGAGCCCTTCGACATATTTGAGTCGAATAGCCTCGCGACTTTCCTCGGGAAGTGACTCCAGTGCGGTCAGAAGTTTCATTTCCCGGGCACCGCGAGAGAACGCCTGGCTGGGGCTGGTCATACTGGCTACCAGCAGATCCATAAAACCCTGCCCTGCTCCATCACCGCCAGCCGGCTGACGAATCTCCCGTCCAGCAGCCCGCTTCTGCACCTGGAAGTATTTGCGATGATTATCAATAATCCGGCGTTCTGCAAGATGACAGAGCCAGTTGAAGGGCGTTTTCTTTTCAAAATCAAATTCAGAAAATGTTGAGACGGCATTCAGCGAGACTTCCTGCAGAATGTCGTTCGCTTCCACTTTGGATTTCAGCGCATCACTCATGTTCTTGTTAATGAACGCCAGCAAAGGGGCGCGATGAATTTCGAGAAATTCCAGCAGCGCGGGTTCGCTGCCTTGCTGAATCCGTTGGATCAATTCTTCAATATCTGCCGCCATGCCGCTTCTTACTTCCTGCCTGAGTTCAACCATTTACGCACAGCATTCTGCTTTCATCGCCGTGCAGGATTGATTACCATGTGGACTGTATTACCGAAGACATTGACATTTTATAGCACGTCCAGCGCCTGTCAGCCACATAAACCTGCTCGATTCCAGGTCTGAATCCGCCAAACCATTACCCGGGAGTTCACTGTTGTCCGAAGCTACGCCAGGTCTTGAATCAACAGAGAGCCAGCTTGCGCTTGATGCATTGACTGAAGCCATGGAACAGTTTGTTTCCGACTGGGAGTCTGCAGAAGAACCGCCCGAGTTACGTGCTTATCTTTCACAAACGCAGCCGGCTCCGGTTTTTCTGTTGAGCGAGTTGATCAAAATCGACCTCGAATATCGCTGGCAGCGTTTTAACTTCCCTAAACGCCTGCAGGAATACCTGGAGGAATTCCCCGAACTGCAGACCGCGAGCCTGCC
This window harbors:
- a CDS encoding STAS domain-containing protein — encoded protein: MTNYHDDFQLEWHGNTVVIIPASNVESMSWDLIEQAADIVMAPLQEVEIPMVVFDLSDVSYFGSVFLALLLRCHKHVRSRGGELVLCGASKMASELLRITALDTLWAIYETRDEALDALMG
- a CDS encoding LOG family protein, with amino-acid sequence MSRKYRKTRPRVSESDVLPTEHCTELYPHESIIASIKDTADKLKQDQATRGDLKILDRALKELRYAFKVFTPYRKQRKVTVFGSARTLPDDPAYQQALHFGRRMAEEKWMTVTGAGPGIMEAAHVGAGTDMSMGVNIMLPFEQEPNYVIHKDEKLVNLNYFFTRKLLFVKEVHAIVCCAGGFGTQDEAFETLTLVQTGKRDPMPIVLLEAPGGTYWSDWKTYIENNLLKHELISPEDLSLFHITDDIEDAVDEIIGFYSVYNSMRYVNGRLVLRLHVEPSNEFVEQLNIEFKDILESGIITKVDAHDLEMDDEHLVDLPRISLLFNRKNLGRLRQMIDRINSELAPAPGEEEEEEE
- a CDS encoding RNA polymerase sigma factor, with amino-acid sequence MAADIEELIQRIQQGSEPALLEFLEIHRAPLLAFINKNMSDALKSKVEANDILQEVSLNAVSTFSEFDFEKKTPFNWLCHLAERRIIDNHRKYFQVQKRAAGREIRQPAGGDGAGQGFMDLLVASMTSPSQAFSRGAREMKLLTALESLPEESREAIRLKYVEGLNSSEIADQLGKSDVAVRVLVSRAMAKLQEQLKQEDEFKSLLGG